A window from Leifsonia shinshuensis encodes these proteins:
- a CDS encoding class C sortase: MRPTVGRYAAPRRRWRPGWLLILTIVVAVIGATILAYSPAASWLASYNQSLVVSRYNQSIAKVKPRASEQLAEARRYNSDLSAGAVLERNTRVPTGSGSNAGKAYDYWRLLNTPNGTMSRIQIPKIGVDLPIYHGTSDASLLRGAGHLQGTSLPVGGTSTHAVITAHRGLAEATMFTELDKLGLGDRFIITTFGRVLAYRVISTRVVAPEDTTTLRQRTGEDLVTLVTCTPLGINSHRILVTGRRVLPTPAEDVWTAKGGGAALEFPWWAVVYGGALILIGLYGRWAGLAAPVVAHHAARERTRRSGRRRGG; the protein is encoded by the coding sequence ATGCGGCCGACAGTAGGGCGGTACGCCGCACCGCGACGGCGATGGCGACCGGGCTGGCTGCTCATCCTGACGATCGTCGTCGCCGTCATCGGAGCGACGATCCTGGCCTACTCTCCCGCGGCGAGCTGGCTGGCCTCCTACAACCAGTCGCTGGTGGTGAGCAGGTACAACCAGTCCATCGCGAAGGTGAAGCCGCGCGCGTCAGAGCAGCTCGCGGAGGCCCGGCGCTACAACTCCGACCTGTCGGCCGGAGCGGTGCTAGAGCGCAACACCCGGGTCCCCACGGGCAGCGGGAGCAACGCAGGGAAGGCCTACGACTACTGGAGGCTGCTGAACACCCCGAACGGCACGATGTCGCGCATCCAGATCCCGAAGATCGGGGTCGATCTGCCGATCTACCACGGCACGAGCGACGCCAGCCTGCTGAGAGGGGCCGGTCACCTGCAGGGCACCTCGCTGCCGGTCGGCGGGACGAGCACGCACGCCGTCATCACGGCCCACCGCGGGCTGGCGGAGGCGACCATGTTCACCGAGCTGGACAAGCTCGGTCTCGGCGACAGATTCATCATCACGACCTTCGGGCGCGTGCTCGCCTACCGGGTGATCAGCACCCGGGTGGTCGCGCCCGAAGACACCACGACCCTGCGGCAGAGGACGGGGGAGGATCTGGTCACGCTCGTCACCTGTACGCCGCTCGGGATCAACAGCCATCGCATCCTGGTCACGGGCCGCCGTGTCCTGCCCACGCCTGCCGAGGACGTCTGGACGGCGAAGGGGGGCGGGGCCGCCCTGGAATTCCCGTGGTGGGCCGTTGTGTACGGCGGCGCCCTGATCCTGATCGGGCTCTACGGGCGGTGGGCCGGACTCGCGGCGCCGGTCGTCGCACACCATGCGGCGCGCGAGCGGACTCGACGGAGCGGGCGTCGACGCGGCGGCTGA
- a CDS encoding FUSC family protein, giving the protein MRVWQWLARHDPGYSALRRAGRAAIVMPLLFAFASGVIRNPDVAIFSAFGSFAMLLFVDFGGPLRERAQALAALAVAGAVLVCLGTLTSQPAWLSALAMAVVALAVLFAGAVSSVTASASTALLLAFVLPVTLPGTVASLGPRLLGWGMAAVVCIVAVTVLWPAPSREPLRGPAVEALRALSARLRAESAYMLGMREALAGRDETEDGSLLAERDRAVVAADAAVGALHESFLATPYRPTSLSTPARTIVRLVDELNWLDTVMAQYDRYARPLAASDPTHDAARALKAAAADVLDEGAFALAQHGADPSDLEDALRRLSDARRAVEAAMLAQPAPAPTPGGAMDEVVTTLDPGFRAQELAYAVATVGGNIGLTARAERRTWWQRLLGRQPGDLSGPVAAAAERASGYIGWNSVWLRNSIRGAIALGLAVLLAKLTGVEHSFWVVLGTLSVLRSNALSTGQTVLRGVLGTVLGVVLGAAALFVIGGNPVALWIVLPLGILVAGVAPAAISFAAGQAAFTVVLVLLFNIIAPTGWTVGLIRIEDIALGCAVSLLVGVLFWPRGAAASLRRALSDAYSEGIGYLSAAVAAGAGPRGGATIPVDAHAQSLRAAAASRRLDDAFRTYLAERGTKRLPLAEVSASVTGVAGVRLASDAILELWRGQPPVDPHTAEAREALNDALDRLESWYRELAARLLARGPLPEPVPSDPTMVARLAGAVLESQAHSADMHDSATAVRLIWTADYLEVVSRLETVIVAPVQTLRDAVTP; this is encoded by the coding sequence GTGCGCGTGTGGCAGTGGCTGGCTCGGCACGATCCGGGCTACAGCGCGCTGCGCCGCGCCGGGCGGGCCGCGATCGTCATGCCGCTGCTGTTCGCCTTCGCCAGCGGGGTGATCCGCAACCCGGACGTCGCCATCTTCTCGGCGTTCGGGTCGTTCGCGATGCTGCTGTTCGTCGACTTCGGTGGGCCGCTCCGTGAGCGGGCCCAAGCGCTGGCGGCGCTCGCCGTGGCCGGTGCGGTGCTCGTGTGCCTGGGGACGCTGACATCCCAGCCGGCGTGGCTGTCCGCGCTCGCGATGGCGGTGGTCGCGCTGGCCGTGCTCTTCGCGGGGGCCGTGAGCTCGGTGACGGCGTCGGCGAGCACCGCGCTGCTGCTCGCATTCGTGCTTCCGGTGACCCTGCCGGGCACTGTGGCGTCCCTCGGGCCGCGCCTGCTCGGCTGGGGGATGGCGGCGGTCGTCTGCATCGTCGCGGTCACGGTCCTCTGGCCGGCACCGTCCCGCGAACCGCTGCGAGGACCGGCGGTGGAGGCGCTCCGGGCGCTGAGCGCACGGCTGCGGGCGGAGTCCGCCTACATGCTCGGGATGCGCGAGGCATTGGCGGGGCGGGACGAGACGGAGGACGGTTCCCTCCTCGCCGAGCGGGATCGCGCGGTCGTCGCGGCCGATGCCGCGGTCGGAGCGCTGCACGAGTCGTTCCTCGCCACTCCGTATCGGCCGACCAGCCTCAGCACCCCGGCGCGGACGATCGTCCGGCTCGTCGACGAACTGAACTGGCTCGACACCGTCATGGCCCAGTACGACCGGTACGCCCGCCCGCTGGCCGCCTCCGACCCGACGCATGACGCGGCGAGGGCGCTGAAGGCAGCGGCGGCGGACGTGCTCGACGAGGGTGCGTTCGCGCTGGCGCAACACGGCGCCGACCCGTCCGACCTGGAGGACGCGCTCCGCCGCCTCTCCGACGCGCGGCGGGCGGTGGAGGCGGCGATGCTCGCCCAGCCGGCCCCGGCACCCACACCGGGCGGCGCAATGGATGAGGTGGTCACCACACTCGACCCGGGCTTCCGGGCACAGGAGCTCGCCTATGCGGTCGCGACGGTCGGCGGGAACATCGGCCTCACCGCACGGGCCGAGCGCCGCACCTGGTGGCAGCGGCTGCTCGGGCGCCAGCCCGGCGACCTCAGCGGCCCGGTCGCCGCGGCCGCCGAACGCGCCAGCGGGTACATCGGCTGGAACTCGGTCTGGCTGCGGAACAGCATCCGCGGGGCCATCGCCCTGGGGCTGGCGGTGCTGCTCGCGAAGCTGACGGGGGTCGAGCACTCGTTCTGGGTGGTGCTCGGCACCCTGTCCGTGCTGCGGTCCAACGCCCTGAGCACCGGCCAGACCGTCCTGCGCGGGGTGCTCGGCACCGTGCTCGGAGTCGTGCTGGGCGCTGCGGCGCTCTTCGTGATCGGCGGCAACCCGGTCGCGCTGTGGATCGTGCTGCCGCTCGGCATTCTCGTCGCCGGCGTCGCCCCGGCGGCGATCTCGTTCGCGGCGGGTCAGGCGGCGTTCACGGTCGTGCTCGTGCTCCTCTTCAACATCATCGCTCCGACCGGGTGGACGGTCGGCCTCATCCGCATCGAGGACATCGCCCTCGGGTGTGCGGTCAGCCTCCTCGTCGGTGTGCTGTTCTGGCCGAGGGGCGCCGCGGCGTCCTTGCGACGTGCGCTGTCGGACGCGTACTCGGAGGGCATCGGCTATCTGAGCGCCGCCGTCGCGGCGGGCGCGGGACCACGCGGCGGTGCGACCATACCGGTCGATGCACACGCTCAGTCGCTCCGCGCGGCGGCGGCGTCACGTCGGCTGGACGACGCCTTCCGCACGTACCTCGCCGAGCGGGGCACGAAGCGCCTCCCCCTGGCGGAGGTGTCTGCCTCGGTCACCGGGGTGGCGGGCGTGCGGCTGGCGAGCGACGCCATCCTGGAACTGTGGCGCGGACAGCCTCCCGTCGACCCGCACACGGCGGAGGCGCGCGAAGCGCTCAACGACGCCCTCGACCGCCTGGAGAGCTGGTACCGCGAGCTGGCGGCGCGACTCCTCGCACGCGGACCGTTGCCGGAACCGGTCCCCAGCGACCCGACCATGGTGGCGCGTCTTGCGGGAGCCGTGCTCGAGAGCCAGGCCCACTCGGCGGACATGCACGACAGCGCCACGGCGGTCCGCCTCATCTGGACGGCGGACTACCTGGAGGTGGTGAGCCGCCTCGAGACGGTGATCGTCGCCCCCGTACAGACGCTTCGAGACGCCGTCACGCCCTGA